A single genomic interval of Pyrus communis chromosome 7, drPyrComm1.1, whole genome shotgun sequence harbors:
- the LOC137739357 gene encoding pentatricopeptide repeat-containing protein At5g39350, with translation MNQLTNHGLKQKRQLTLMSAPTRAFTAAAAATRSVAKTKQFHGRLITSGSVSPQVRSNLAKSYALCSHVPYARKLFDELPDRSSFLYTSLMRMYVCNGLPNKALDVFAQMVALGKCCPDRFTYPVVIKACGELSLIDVGVVIHGRTVVCGFDLDGFVQNSLVAMYMSCREKESAKRVFDAMRERSVVSWNTMISGYFRNGCAKEALGVFDWMMNVGVELDCATVVSVLPAIGSLKEIVLGRRVHAFVEEKGLGKMIKLRNALVDMYVKCGSMNEARLVFDSMGERDVVTWTSMINGYILNGDARSALALCWLMQREGVKPNFVTIASLLSACGSLHLSKHGRCLHAWAIRQKLESDVMVETALIDMYSKCNCVHRSFQVFAKTSKKRTVPWNAIISSCIHNRLGRAAIEHFKQMLMAAVQPNEATLNSLLPAYTILVDLHQAMNIHGYVVQSGFLSSIEVATGLIDSYSKCGSLAYAHQIFNEIPEKERDIILWSVIIAGYGMHGHGEVAVSLFYHMVRSGVRPNDVTFTSVLHACSHAGLVDEGLGLFRFMLEDPNVSPQTDHYTCIVDLLGRAGRLAEAYDLIRSMPFQPNHAIWGALLGACVIHENVELGELAVKWLFELEPENTGNYVLMAKIYAAVGRWKDAENMRHMMNEIGLRKTPAHSLVEVRNT, from the coding sequence ATGAACCAGTTGACGAACCATGGTTTGAAACAAAAGCGCCAATTGACTTTGATGAGCGCCCCAACTCGGGCTTTTACCGCCGCCGCTGCAGCGACTCGATCCGTCGCCAAAACTAAGCAATTCCATGGCCGCCTCATCACATCAGGCTCAGTCTCGCCGCAAGTCCGCTCAAATCTTGCAAAGTCTTACGCTTTATGCAGTCACGTTCCGTACGCGCGCAAACTGTTCGACGAATTGCCTGACCGGAGCTCATTTTTGTACACTTCGCTGATGCGGATGTATGTATGCAATGGATTACCCAATAAGGCACTAGACGTGTTTGCGCAGATGGTGGCCTTAGGGAAGTGTTGCCCGGATAGGTTTACTTATCCGGTTGTGATTAAGGCTTGTGGTGAGTTGTCCTTGATTGATGTTGGTGTTGTCATTCACGGAAGAACGGTAGTTTGTGGGTTCGATTTGGATGGATTTGTTCAGAACTCTTTGGTGGCAATGTATATGAGTTGCAGGGAGAAGGAATCGGCAAAAAGGGTTTTTGATGCAATGCGAGAACGAAGTGTAGTGTCTTGGAATACCATGATCAGTGGGTACTTTCGGAATGGGTGTGCCAAGGAAGCTTTGGGTGTTTTTGATTGGATGATGAATGTAGGTGTGGAGCTGGATTGCGCCACTGTGGTTTCTGTGTTGCCGGCTATTGGTTCCTTGAAGGAGATAGTGTTGGGAAGACGAGTTCATGCCTTTGTCGAAGAGAAGGGTTTGGGGAAAATGATAAAGCTGAGAAATGCATTGGTGGATATGTATGTGAAGTGTGGTAGCATGAATGAGGCACGATTAGTTTTCGATAGCATGGGTGAGAGAGACGTGGTGACTTGGACGAGTATGATCAATGGATACATTTTGAATGGTGATGCAAGAAGTGCATTGGCACTTTGTTGGCTGATGCAGCGGGAAGGTGTAAAACCCAATTTCGTAACTATAGCTTCTCTTCTTTCAGCCTGTGGGAGCTTGCATCTATCAAAGCATGGACGGTGCTTGCATGCATGGGCTATTAGGCAAAAGCTCGAATCTGATGTTATGGTGGAGACCGCTTTAATTGACATGTACTCAAAATGCAATTGTGTTCATCGCAGCTTTCAAGTGTTTGCAAAGACTTCAAAAAAGAGAACAGTTCCCTGGAATGCAATTATCTCCAGCTGCATTCATAATCGGCTTGGTAGAGCGGCAATTGAACATTTCAAACAGATGCTCATGGCAGCAGTACAACCCAACGAAGCAACCTTGAACAGTCTGCTTCCTGCATATACGATTCTTGTTGATTTGCATCAAGCAATGAATATACATGGTTATGTAGTACAATCTGGGTTTCTTTCAAGTATTGAAGTTGCTACTGGTTTGATTGATTCATATTCAAAGTGTGGAAGTTTAGCGTATGCTCACCAAATTTTTAATGAAATCccagaaaaagagagagatattATCCTGTGGAGTGTGATAATAGCTGGTTATGGAATGCACGGCCATGGCGAGGTTGCCGTTTCACTTTTCTATCATATGGTTCGGTCTGGGGTGAGACCAAACGATGTCACTTTTACCTCTGTTTTGCATGCTTGCAGCCATGCCGGTTTGGTGGACGAGGGCTTAGGATTGTTCAGATTCATGCTTGAAGACCCAAACGTGAGTCCTCAAACCGATCACTACACGTGCATTGTGGATCTTCTTGGTCGCGCTGGTCGGTTGGCAGAAGCTTATGATCTAATTAGATCAATGCCCTTTCAGCCTAATCATGCCATTTGGGGTGCACTACTCGGTGCCTGTGTGATACATGAGAATGTTGAGCTGGGAGAGTTGGCTGTTAAGTGGCTTTTTGAGCTCGAGCCAGAAAATACAGGAAATTATGTGTTGATGGCCAAAATCTATGCTGCAGTGGGAAGGTGGAAAGATGCAGAAAATATGAGACATATGATGAATGAAATCGGGTTAAGAAAAACACCAGCTCACAGTCTGGTTGAGGTCAGAAATACGTGA
- the LOC137739359 gene encoding transcription initiation factor IIB-like, with amino-acid sequence METDEQFCSDCKKYTQVVIDHRSGDTICTDCGLIVEAFSIDVAAEWRNFADKDPKQDRARVGASLDPLLYNGILTTCISQEKKQNKNRDNAEGVVPPNNLLNNVATSNPQMSLAKATEYLEAMAYRLDKHGLPEGVLYDAKVLYKKAVDKKICRGRRFGAMMAACLFLACQENHSSRTPKEIAGAANGPSMKEITKMVKVLKEELELVSKATDAGDLWRRYCSNLGMNRIQDRKAVEETLKNLAKLDIRRSPTSVVAAVLYMIVKLASNGKTVEDVQQETGATVGTIKSTYKEIYPYASTIVPNWYCKYLEDLKKLNSR; translated from the coding sequence ATGGAAACTGATGAACAGTTCTGTTCAGATTGCAAGAAATACACACAAGTTGTGATTGACCACCGGTCGGGTGACACGATCTGCACCGACTGTGGTTTGATTGTTGAAGCCTTCAGCATCGATGTCGCCGCCGAGTGGCGAAATTTTGCGGATAAGGATCCCAAGCAAGACCGGGCTCGCGTCGGTGCATCCTTGGATCCTTTGCTGTATAATGGCATTCTTACCACTTGTATTTCCCAAGAAAAGAAGCAAAACAAGAACAGGGATAACGCCGAAGGCGTTGTTCCTCCAAATAACCTGTTGAATAACGTTGCGACGTCGAACCCTCAAATGTCTCTCGCAAAAGCTACGGAATACCTCGAAGCCATGGCTTACCGGCTAGACAAGCATGGCCTTCCCGAAGGCGTACTATATGATGCCAAAGTGCTATATAAGAAGGCCGTTGACAAGAAGATCTGCAGGGGGAGAAGGTTTGGTGCTATGATGGCCGCTTGCCTGTTCCTTGCTTGCCAAGAAAACCATAGTTCGCGAACACCAAAGGAAATCGCCGGGGCTGCCAATGGACCCTCCATGAAAGAAATTACCAAGATGGTAAAAGTGTTGAAAGAAGAGCTGGAGCTCGTTTCCAAAGCTACGGACGCTGGGGACCTATGGCGGCGATACTGCTCGAATCTTGGCATGAACCGTATTCAGGATCGGAAGGCTGTGGAAGAGACTCTGAAGAACTTGGCGAAGCTTGACATAAGGAGAAGCCCTACATCTGTTGTGGCAGCGGTTCTGTACATGATAGTGAAGCTTGCTTCCAATGGCAAAACTGTTGAAGATGTCCAGCAAGAAACTGGTGCTACCGTGGGGACGATTAAAAGCACATACAAGGAGATTTATCCCTATGCTTCAACGATAGTACCCAACTGGTACTGCAAGTACTTGGAGGACCTCAAGAAACTGAACAGTCGTTAA
- the LOC137740292 gene encoding uncharacterized protein — translation MVVAAGASSRAEVLTMFRSFLRVARKFTDYNIREYTKRRAVDGFRLNRNLSDPSAISSAFSDGKAQLEVANRQALVYSLYAPKLKSVMEVQNPIKY, via the coding sequence ATGGTTGTGGCTGCCGGAGCTTCTTCTCGGGCTGAGGTGCTCACGATGTTCCGCTCTTTCCTTCGAGTGGCTCGTAAGTTCACCGACTACAACATCAGGGAGTACACGAAACGCCGAGCCGTCGACGGTTTTCGTCTGAATCGGAACCTTTCGGACCCGTCTGCCATCTCCTCCGCCTTCTCAGACGGGAAGGCTCAGCTGGAGGTCGCCAATCGGCAGGCTCTCGTTTACTCTCTCTACGCTCCGAAGCTCAAGAGCGTCATGGAGGTTCAGAACCCAATCAAGTACTGA
- the LOC137740291 gene encoding BAG family molecular chaperone regulator 8, chloroplastic: MASHHHLHHAHHHQPQTPTAAICCTSSYNTCCCTQTHNPYPPPPPATDPLLQALASQLLQSTPPDPYSPHHNLRPKNPHHTHNAHHPKHRSRQQPPQDQLISSLLSRIEALESSLHHYSSASHCSHSSYSRSLRDSAARVIQTHFRAFLVRRSRTLRQLKDLAFIKSAFTSLKSSISSETHLDFHAISQKSINLLLKLDTIQGGDPIVRDGKRSISRDLVRFLEFIDGVVMKRHGLSLKAVKNVRSGQNVNKPRVLPAKCGRDVGWDQREKIENLRDRIEKIRGFARIAENDEEDVELEGFQHDSDEDEENLRLRFKNGVLVKRRGLQPKVKKNVSFAENGNVYRVFSNSDEPVSGWDGSDSSDDHGELVENPCGEVEEVKGIAQETEEDDEEAHTENGESPQASSDGEINPGARMTPRREDMYETRGRDQGQNEYLLFSAPLPVKMESKADTIKRNNAVKL, from the exons ATGGCctcccaccaccacctccaccacgCTCACCACCACCAACCTCAAACCCCCACCGCCGCCATTTGCTGCACCAGCTCCTATAACACCTGCTGCTGCACCCAAACCCACAACCCCTACCCGCCACCGCCACCAGCCACAGACCCACTTCTCCAAGCCCTCGCTTCTCAGCTCCTCCAATCCACCCCACCAGATCCCTACTCTCCCCACCACAATCTCCGCCCCAAAAACCCTCACCACACCCACAATGCCCACCACCCAAAACACCGTTCCcgccaacaaccaccacaagaCCAACTTATCTCCTCCCTCCTTTCCCGCATTGAAGCCCTCGAATCCTCCCTCCACCACTACTCCTCTGCCTCGCACTGCTCTCACTCTTCGTACTCCCGCTCTCTCAGAGACTCCGCCGCCCGAGTGATTCAAACCCACTTCCGTGCGTTCCTCGTTCGCAGATCCCGAACCCTCAGGCAGCTCAAAGATCTCGCATTTATCAAGTCTGCTTTCACCTCTCTCAAATCCTCGATTTCCAGTGAAACCCACTTGGATTTTCACGCCATTTCTCAGAAATCCATCAATTTACTTCTCAAGCTCGACACGATTCAG GGCGGCGATCCGATTGTTAGGGATGGGAAGAGGTCGATCAGCAGAGATTTGGTGAGGTTTTTGGAGTTCATTGATGGGGTTGTTATGAAAAGGCATGGGCTTTCACTGAAAGCAGTGAAGAATGTGAGGTCTGGTCAAAATGTTAACAAACCACGGGTTTTACCCGCCAAGTGCGGTCGCGATGTGGGATGGGATCAGAGGGAGAAGATTGAGAATTTGAGGGATAGGATCGAGAAGATTCGCGGGTTTGCTAGAATTGCTGAGAATGATGAGGAAGATGTGGAGCTTGAAGGATTTCAGCATGACAGTgacgaagatgaagaaaacCTTAGACTTCGATTTAAAAATGGGGTGTTGGTGAAAAGGCGTGGGCTTCAACCTAAGGTCAAGAAAAATGTGAGCTTTGCAGAGAATGGGAATGTGTATCGGGTCTTTAGCAACTCCGATGAACCAGTCTCGGGTTGGGATGGGAGTGATTCTAGTGATGATCATGGAGAGCTTGTTGAGAACCCTTGCGGTGAGGTTGAAGAAGTTAAGGGCATTGCTCAGGAGACTGAGGAGGACGACGAGGAGGCGCACACTGAGAATGGCGAATCACCACAGGCCAGTAGTGATGGAGAAATAAACCCCGGAGCTAGAATGACTCCGAGAAGAGAAGATATGTATGAAACCAGAGGCCGTGATCAAGGTCAGAATGAGTATTTGCTATTCTCAGCTCCTTTGCCGGTGAAGATGGAGTCGAAAGCTGATACCATAAAGAGAAATAATGCTGTGAAACTTTGA
- the LOC137739022 gene encoding alpha-1,4 glucan phosphorylase L isozyme, chloroplastic/amyloplastic-like, producing the protein MAASQFSATRSGAETVWHCKSQSKLIDFGSRKNKSKLLFTRTLNRTRSFSFSVKSVLDKPHEIKNPIIEQDAASEFSSFTPDAASIASSIKYHAEFTPLFSPEKFELPKAFFATAQSVRDALIVNWNATNNHYEKLNAKQAYYLSMEFLQGRALLNAIGNLELDGAYAEALSKLGHKLENVANQEPDAALGNGGLGRLASCFLDSLATLNYPAWGYGLRYKYGLFKQLITKDGQEEVAEDWLEMGNPWEIVRNDVSYPVKFYGKIVTGSDGKQHWIGGEDIDAVAYDVPIPGYKTKTTINLRLWSTKASSQNFDLYAFNSGDHTKASEALANAEKICYVLYPGDESMEGKTLRLKQQYTLCSASLQDIVARFERRSGANVKWEEFPEKVAVQMNDTHPTLCIPELMRILIDLKGLDWKEAWSITQRTVAYTNHTVLPEALEKWSLELMEKLLPRHVQIIQMIDEELIQTIISEYGTADYNLLEKKLKEMRILENVDLPAKFADLIVKPEKSSTAVSSEEIEESEEEDESADAEKSSTAVLSEEIEESEEKDESADAEKSSTAVLSEEIEESEEEDESADEEKVPVKKREKEKKKKVVVEPPKLVRMANLCVVGGHAVNGVAEIHSEIVKDEVFNSFYKLWPNKFQNKTNGVTPRRWIRFCNPDLSNIIKKWIGTEDWVLNTEKLAELRKFADNQDLQAQWREAKRNNKLKVVSLIKERTGYSVNPDAMFDIQVKRIHEYKRQLMNIMGIVYRYKKMKEMSASGRKSKFVPRVCMFGGKAFSTYVQAKRIVKFITDVGATINHDPSIGDLLKVVFVPDYNVSVAEQLIPASELSQHISTAGMEASGTSNMKFAMNGCILIGTLDGANVEIREEVGEDNFFLFGAKAHEIAGLRKERAEGKFVPDPRFEEVKEFVKSGVFGSYSYDELIGSLEGNEGFGQADYFLVGKDFPSYIECQEKVDEAYRDQKRWTRMSILNTAGSYKFSSDRTIHEYAKDIWNINPVELP; encoded by the exons ATGGCAGCTTCCCAATTCTCTGCAACTCGCAGCGGAGCAGAGACAGTGTGGCATTGCAAATCGCAATCCAAACTGATCGATTTCGGTTCCAGGAAGAACAAATCCAAGCTTTTGTTCACAAGGACATTGAATCGGACTCGGTCGTTTTCGTTCTCGGTGAAGAGCGTTCTGGACAAGCCTCACGAGATCAAGAATCCGATCATCGAACAAG ATGCTGCAAGCGAATTCAGCTCATTCACACCTGATGCTGCCTCCATCGCTTCGAGCATCAAATACCACGCAGAATTCACCCCGTTGTTTTCTCCGGAGAAATTTGAGCTTCCAAAGGCCTTCTTTGCAACTGCACAAAGTGTTCGTGATGCGCTCATTGTTAACTGGAATGCAACAAATAATCATTATGAAAAATTGAACGCAAAGCAGGCATATTATTTGTCAATGGAATTTCTACAG GGTAGAGCGCTGTTAAATGCCATTGGTAATTTAGAGCTTGATGGAGCATATGCGGAAGCTTTAAGCAAGCTTGGACACAAATTAGAAAATGTTGCTAACCAG GAGCCGGATGCTGCACTTGGAAACGGAGGTCTTGGTCGGCTTGCCTCTTGCTTCTTGGACTCTTTGGCAACGTTAAATTATCCAGCATGGGGTTATGGGCTTCGGTACAAGTATGGCTTATTTAAGCAGCTGATTACTAAAGATGGTCAAGAAGAAGTTGCTGAGGATTGGCTTGAG ATGGGAAATCCCTGGGAGATTGTGAGAAATGACGTCTCCTATCCTGTCAAATTTTATGGCAAGATTGTTACTGGTTCGGATGGAAAACAACATTGGATTGGAGGAGAAGACATAGATGCTGTTGCTTATGATGTTCCAATACCAGGATACAAAACTAAAACCACAATCAACTTGCGGCTTTGGTCAACGAAAGCTTCATCACAGAACTTTGATTTATATGCTTTTAATTCTGGAGATCACACGAAAGCATCTGAAGCTTTAGCAAATGCTGAAAAG ATTTGCTACGTACTTTATCCTGGGGATGAATCAATGGAGGGCAAGACACTTCGTTTGAAGCAACAATATACTTTATGTTCTGCTTCTCTCCAAGATATTGTTGCACGTTTTGAGAGAAGATCCGGAGCAAATGTCAAATGGGAAGAGTTCCCCGAGAAGGTGGCAGTGCAGATGAATGATACTCATCCAACTCTCTGCATTCCTGAACTGATGAGAATTTTGATTGATTTGAAGGGTTTGGACTGGAAGGAGGCCTGGAGTATTACTCAAAG GACGGTTGCATATACAAACCATACTGTTCTACCTGAGGCCTTGGAGAAATGGAGTCTGGAACTTATGGAGAAGCTGCTTCCTCGACATGTTCAGATCATACAGATGATAGATGAGGAG CTCATTCAGACCATAATTTCGGAATATGGCACAgcagattataatttattagAGAAGAAACTTAAGGAGATGAGAATATTAGAAAATGTTGACTTGCCTGCCAAATTTGCGGATTTAATCGTTAAACCCGAAAAGAGTTCCACTGCTGTGTCGagtgaagaaattgaagagtCAGAAGAGGAAGATGAATCTGCTGATGCTGAAAAGAGTTCCACTGCTGTCCTGagtgaagaaattgaagagtCAGAAGAGAAAGATGAATCTGCTGATGCCGAAAAGAGTTCCACTGCTGTCCTGagtgaagaaattgaagagtCAGAAGAGGAAGATGAATCTGCTGATGAAGAAAAAGTACCTGTGAAGAAACgcgaaaaggaaaaaaagaaaaaggttgtgGTGGAACCACCGAAGTTAGTACGTATGGCGAATCTCTGTGTTGTGGGTGGTCACGCAGTAAATGGTGTTGCTGAAATACACAGTGAAATAGTGAAAGATGAAGTATTTAATTCGTTTTATAAG TTGTGGCCtaataaatttcaaaacaaaacaaatgggGTGACACCAAGAAGATGGATCCGCTTCTGTAATCCAGATTTAAGTAACATTATAAAAAAGTGGATTGGCACGGAAGACTGGGTCTTAAATACTGAAAAACTGGCCGAATTAcgaaag TTTGCTGACAATCAGGATCTCCAAGCCCAATGGAGGGAAGCAAAAAGGAACAACAAGTTGAAAGTTGTGTCATTGATCAAAGAAAGAACGGGATATTCTGTCAACCCGGATGCAATGTTTGATATACAG GTGAAGCGCATTCATGAATACAAGCGACAACTGATGAATATTATGGGAATTGTTTACCGctacaagaaaatgaaagaaatgagTGCTTCAGGAAGGAAATCAAAGTTTGTTCCACGTGTTTGTATGTTTGGAGGGAAAGCATTTTCTACGTATGTGCAAGCCAAGAGAATTGTGAAATTTATCACAGATGTAGGGGCAACCATTAATCATGATCCTAGTATCGGTGATCTACTGAAG GTTGTCTTCGTCCCCGATTACAATGTCAGTGTTGCTGAACAGTTAATTCCTGCAAGTGAGCTCTCACAGCACATCAG TACCGCGGGTATGGAAGCCAGTGGAACCAGCAACATGAAGTTTGCAATGAATGGCTGCATCCTCATTGGGACTCTAGACGGTGCCAATGTTGAGATAAGAGAAGAGGTTGGGGAAGACAACTTTTTCCTCTTTGGTGCTAAAGCTCACGAGATTGCTGGGCTGAGAAAAGAACGAGCTGAGGGAAAG TTTGTTCCGGACCCACGTTTTGAAGAAGTCAAGGAATTTGTCAAAAGCGGTGTTTTTGGGTCGTACAGTTATGACGAACTGATTGGATCCCTGGAAGGAAATGAAGGATTTGGCCAGGCAGATTATTTCCTTGTGGGCAAGGACTTCCCCAGTTACATAGAATGTCAAGAGAAGGTCGATGAAGCATATCGAGACCAAAAG AGATGGACAAGAATGTCGATCCTGAACACAGCAGGCTCGTACAAGTTTAGCAGTGACAGGACCATTCACGAATATGCTA